In Saccopteryx leptura isolate mSacLep1 chromosome 11, mSacLep1_pri_phased_curated, whole genome shotgun sequence, the following proteins share a genomic window:
- the SOCS6 gene encoding suppressor of cytokine signaling 6: MKKISLKTFRKSFNLNKSKEETDFMVVQPPSLASDLGKEDSLFGSCYGKDVASCEIHGEVEKVGGKGRVKSESLMGTLKRRLSAKQKPKAKGGTPAGGSADDDAFSSSSAPIFKDVRAQRPIRSTSLRSHHYSPTPWPLRPTNSEETCIKMEVRVKALVHSSSPSPVLNGVRKDFHDLPSDTVCQEPNSSLKGSESSNGDLHLHLDEHVPVVIGLMPQDYIQYTVPLEEGMYPLAGPRGYCLDGPSPMEVSAVPALGGGSAFAEDEPPGAPELVVAPEIFVDQSVNGLLIGTTGVLLQSPGASHEDMPPLSPLLPPMQTSQIQRNFGGLAGTDAQVAESVRCHLNFDPNSAPGVARVYDSVQSSGPMVVTSLTEELKKLAKQGWYWGPITRWEAEGKLANVPDGSFLVRDSSDDRYLLSLSFRSHGKTLHTRIEHSNGRFSFYEQPDVEGHTSIVDLIEHSIRDSENGAFCYSRSRLPGSATYPVRLTNPVSRFMQVRSLQYLCRFVIRQYTRIDLIQKLPLPNKMKDYLQEKHY; this comes from the coding sequence ATGAAGAAGATTAGTCTGAAAACCTTCCGGAAATCTTTCAACTTgaataaaagcaaagaagaaacgGATTTCATGGTCGTGCAACCCCCGTCCCTGGCCAGCGACTTGGGGAAGGAGGACTCCCTGTTCGGGAGCTGCTACGGGAAGGATGTGGCCAGCTGCGAGATCCATGGGGAGGTCGAGAAGGTGGGGGGCAAGGGCAGGGTCAAGAGCGAGAGCCTCATGGGCACGTTGAAGCGGCGACTCTCCGCCAAGCAGAAGCCCAAGGCCAAGGGTGGCACCCCTGCTGGAGGCTCCGCCGACGATGatgccttctcctcctcctcggcGCCCATCTTCAAGGACGTGCGAGCCCAGCGGCCCATCCGGTCCACATCCCTCCGCAGTCACCACTACAGCCCGACGCCGTGGCCCCTGCGGCCCACGAACTCCGAGGAGACGTGCATTAAGATGGAGGTGCGAGTCAAGGCCCTGGTCCACTCGTCCAGTCCCAGCCCGGTGCTGAATGGCGTCCGGAAGGACTTCCATGACCTGCCGTCGGACACCGTGTGCCAAGAACCAAACAGTTCCCTGAAGGGTTCCGAGTCCTCGAACGGGGACTTGCACCTGCACCTCGATGAGCATGTGCCTGTCGTTATCGGACTTATGCCTCAGGACTACATCCAGTATACTGTGCCTTTAGAGGAGGGGATGTACCCCCTGGCGGGGCCGCGTGGCTACTGTCTGGACGGCCCTTCGCCCATGGAGGTCTCAGCTGTCCCCGCTCTGGGCGGAGGGAGCGCCTTCGCCGAGGATGAGCCCCCGGGCGCCCCGGAGCTGGTCGTGGCCCCGGAGATCTTCGTGGACCAGTCGGTGAACGGCTTGCTGATCGGCACCACGGGTGTCTTGCTGCAGAGCCCCGGCGCAAGTCACGAAGACATGCCCCCGCTCTCACCGTTGCTACCTCCTATGCAGACGAGTCAAATCCAAAGGAACTTCGGCGGGCTGGCGGGCACGGATGCCCAGGTGGCGGAGAGCGTGCGCTGCCACTTGAACTTCGATCCGAACTCTGCCCCGGGGGTGGCCCGCGTCTACGACTCGGTGCAGAGCAGCGGGCCCATGGTGGTGACGAGCCTGACGGAGGAGCTGAAGAAACTGGCCAAACAAGGGTGGTACTGGGGACCAATCACGCGCTGGGAGGCAGAAGGAAAGCTGGCCAACGTGCCCGACGGCTCTTTCCTGGTCCGGGACAGCTCCGACGACCGGTACCTCCTCAGCCTGAGCTTCCGCTCCCACGGCAAGACCCTTCACACCAGGATCGAACACTCCAACGGGAGGTTCAGCTTCTACGAGCAGCCAGATGTGGAGGGGCACACGTCGATAGTGGACCTGATCGAGCATTCCATCAGGGACTCGGAAAACGGGGCTTTCTGTTACTCGAGGTCGCGGTTGCCTGGGTCTGCCACGTACCCGGTCAGGCTGACCAACCCGGTGTCGCGGTTCATGCAGGTGCGCTCTCTGCAGTACCTGTGCCGTTTCGTCATACGTCAGTACACCCGGATAGACCTGATTCAGAAACTGCCTTTGCCAAACAAAATGAAGGACTATTTACAGGAGAAGCACTACTGA